From the genome of Triticum aestivum cultivar Chinese Spring chromosome 3B, IWGSC CS RefSeq v2.1, whole genome shotgun sequence, one region includes:
- the LOC123070988 gene encoding uncharacterized protein, translating to MYEMFGQALYRSGRYDVEEVERGITYHVRHVEAEKREKWCREMHVVSVHDGCARYTCECGLFEHMGMLCCHAIKVLIHLGVRKIPRFHVMKRWTVDARDNSPLHLLHYQKDQGPPRLSSYRHTALHLTVLEFVQLGDSNVDAFDRAMDILIAGKAELTVLAAVKDGKSLVDQTQIGESANPTQRMGTSSSHPDDMCSQMFISTECGLSSVSGEAGSSMSLSTLLPSDRKKQKGRPTTARDKPGYEVKDARSRFCTVCREKGHPAGVIFRRNLAKSLPAAIAV from the exons ATGTACGAGATGTTTGGCCAGGCTTTGTATCGCTCTGGTAGGTATGATGTTGAGGAAGTTGAGCGGGGCATCACCTACCACGTGCGACATGTTGAAGCTGAGAAGCGAGAGAAGTGGTGCCGTGAAATGCATGTGGTCAGTGTCCATGATGGCTGTGCTAGGTACACATGCGAATGTGGGCTCTTCGAGCACATGGGGATGCTTTGTTGCCATGCTATCAAG GTTTTAATTCATTTGGGAGTGAGAAAAATACCCAGATTCCATGTCATGAAAAGGTGGACAGTAGATGCCCGCGACAATTCGCCACTTCACCTTCTCCATTACCAAAAGGATCAAGGGCCTCCGCGGTTATCCTCCTACAGGCATACAGCACTACACCTGACCGTGCTCGAGTTTGTCCAGCTTGGTGATAGCAATGTCGATGCCTTTGATAGAGCAATGGACATCTTGATTGCAGGCAAGGCAGAGCTGACTGTTTTGGCGGCGGTCAAGGATGGCAAAAGTTTGGTGGACCAAACTCAAATTGGGGAATCAGCCAATCCCACTCAGAGGATGGGCACAAGTTCTTCGCACCCAGACGACATGTGTTCTCAGATGTTCATCTCCACCGAGTGTGGGCTTAGTTCAGTTTCTGGTGAAGCTGGCTCCAGTATGTCACTGTCGACGTTGCTGCCGTCTGATAGGAAGAAGCAGAAGGGTAGGCCAACCACAGCGAGGGACAAACCTGGATATGAGGTCAAGGACGCGCGATCGAGGTTTTGTACGGTTTGTAGGGAGAAAGGGCACCCCGCAGGGGTGATCTTCCGAAGAAACCTCGCAAAATCCCTACCTGCGGCAATTGCGGTGTAG